The Schizosaccharomyces pombe strain 972h- genome assembly, chromosome: I genome contains a region encoding:
- the tps1 gene encoding alpha,alpha-trehalose-phosphate synthase (UDP-forming), translating to MSDAHDTIKSLTGDASNSRRLIVVSNRLPITIKRKDNGTYDFSMSSGGLVSALSGLKKLMTFQWLGWCGQEIPEDEKPMIIQRLQDECSAIPVFLDDETADRHYNGFSNSILWPLFHYHPGEINFDEENWEAYRAANYAFAEAIVKNLQDGDLIWVQDYHLMVLPQMLRELIGDKFKDIKIGFFLHTPFPSSEIYRVLPVRNEILEGVLNCDLVGFHTYDYARHFLSACSRILNLSTLPNGVEYNGQMVSVGTFPIGIDPEKFSDALKSDVVKDRIASIERRLQGVKVIVGVDRLDYIKGVPQKFHAFEVFLEQYPEWVGKVVLVQVAVPSRQDVEEYQNLRAVVNELVGRINGRFGTVEYTPIHFLHKSVRFEELVALYNVSDVCLITSTRDGMNLVSYEYICTQQERHGALILSEFAGAAQSLNGSIVINPWNTEELANSIHDALTMPEKQREANENKLFRYVNKYTSQFWGQSFVGELQRIQHYSHPHPRRTNPILRTKSAQVLSMNSSS from the coding sequence ATGTCGGATGCTCATGATACCATAAAATCACTCACGGGTGATGCTTCTAACTCTCGGCGTTTGATCGTCGTCTCCAATCGTTTACCAATTACAATTAAGCGAAAGGATAATGGCACATATGACTTTAGTATGTCTTCGGGTGGTCTGGTCAGTGCTTTGAGCGGTCTCAAGAAGCTCATGACCTTTCAATGGTTGGGCTGGTGCGGTCAAGAGATTCCTGAGGATGAAAAACCCATGATTATCCAGCGTTTGCAAGATGAGTGTAGCGCTATTCCCGTCTTTTTGGATGATGAGACTGCCGACCGCCATTACAACGGATTTAGTAACAGCATTCTTTGGCCCTTGTTCCACTACCATCCTGGtgaaattaattttgacGAGGAAAATTGGGAGGCCTATCGTGCGGCTAACTACGCTTTTGCCGAGGCCATTGTCAAAAATCTGCAGGATGGTGATTTAATTTGGGTGCAGGATTATCATTTGATGGTTCTTCCTCAAATGTTGCGTGAATTAATCGGTGATAAGTTTAAGGATATCAAAATTGGCTTCTTCTTGCACACTCCTTTCCCAAGTAGCGAAATCTATCGTGTTTTACCCGTTAGAAACGAAATCCTTGAAGGTGTACTCAACTGTGATCTCGTTGGCTTCCATACCTACGACTATGCCCGTCACTTTTTGTCTGCATGCTCTCGTATCCTTAATCTTAGCACACTACCTAACGGTGTGGAATACAATGGTCAAATGGTCAGCGTCGGCACCTTCCCCATCGGTATTGATCCCGAAAAGTTCTCTGATGCTCTGAAGTCTGACGTGGTAAAGGATCGCATTGCAAGCATCGAACGTAGACTACAAGGCGTTAAGGTGATTGTGGGTGTCGATCGTTTGGACTACATTAAGGGTGTTCCCCAAAAATTCCATGCCTTTGAAGTGTTCTTAGAACAATACCCTGAATGGGTTGGAAAGGTCGTGTTGGTTCAAGTTGCCGTTCCTTCTCGTCAAGATGTCGAAGAGTATCAGAATCTTAGAGCCGTTGTCAATGAGCTTGTTGGCCGTATTAACGGTCGTTTTGGTACTGTTGAATATACACCTATTCATTTCTTACATAAAAGTGTTCGCTTTGAAGAGCTGGTTGCTCTGTATAACGTTTCAGACGTTTGTTTAATTACCTCAACTCGTGATGGTATGAATCTTGTTTCATACGAGTACATTTGCACTCAACAAGAGAGACATGGTGCCCTAATTCTTAGTGAATTTGCCGGTGCTGCCCAGTCACTCAATGGTAGTATTGTAATTAATCCATGGAACACGGAGGAATTAGCAAACTCCATTCATGATGCCCTCACTATGCCGGAGAAACAACGTGAGGCTAATGAGAATAAATTATTCCGATATGTTAATAAGTATACCAGTCAATTCTGGGGTCAAAGCTTTGTCGGTGAGTTGCAACGCATTCAACACTACAGCCACCCTCACCCCAGAAGAACGAATCCGATTTTACGAACCAAGTCTGCTCAAGTGCTGTCGATGAATTCTAGCTCGTAA
- the spg4 gene encoding AAA domain-containing protein, which translates to MSLEDCYNVTQSYAAVAIHKEQTADYVEAIALFQKAKRNILMNPEFKYARERLHVMDYEDRHYVETLLCMLEQLTIRIEFLTKEIAQQEAAYKDIQNTQKSLVTQSSTGSANVAYISGNGPGDRSFIDDGNYSASSFERQNRTAPLQSKVTTASLKPNIPRTSMSSSPTASRTSLRKGAGELETHSAVKSAKKASVKSKSVLPPSKSLARTGLPAEVSTQNNANRAALLAWGSLNSSKPKHALPPSYISSEAAQASRSSFQVERHRPTPDNSAVIEAARRTYSSISSSSSPFKKKTQSHLPNRTTEVPSISKQLSKSSTSIATVAPSLASVSSVTKSPSPTPQSAPRAQSASTETAQDLDFLTPPRLSVNNPFLSDLYPASEQGLSSCEEKDSPVDGDEFFNHTNEEEIIEKQFQSTSISAMTSEKQEQILRECPDIDEELGKSILREIVVSGDEVHWDDISGLEFAKHSLKEAVVYPFLRPDLFQGLREPARGMLLFGPPGTGKTMLARAVATESRSVFFSISASSLTSKFLGESEKLVRALFTLAKKLSPSIIFVDEIDSLLSARSSDGNEHETSRRIKTEFLIQWSSLARAAASRQTADHPRVLVLAATNLPWCIDDAARRRFVRRTYIPLPDETTRRLHLNNLLKYQKHSLSLEDIEAIVKATEYYSGSDLTALAKDAAMGPLRSLGESLLFTKMESIRPINLDDFKTSIKVIRPSVNLQGLERYSEWDKEFGSQGH; encoded by the coding sequence ATGAGCCTTGAAGACTGCTATAACGTCACACAGTCATATGCCGCCGTTGCAATTCATAAAGAGCAGACTGCTGACTATGTGGAGGCTATCGctttatttcaaaaggcCAAGCGGAACATTCTCATGAATCCAGAGTTTAAGTATGCGAGGGAACGCTTACACGTGATGGATTATGAAGATAGACATTATGTGGAAACATTACTCTGCATGTTGGAGCAGTTGACCATTCGAATTGAGTTCCTTACCAAAGAGATTGCGCAACAAGAAGCTGCTTATAAGGATATTCAAAATACACAAAAGTCACTTGTAACACAATCTTCTACTGGTAGCGCTAATGTTGCTTATATAAGTGGAAATGGTCCTGGCGATCGCTCATTTATCGATGATGGTAACTATAGTGCGTCTTCTTTTGAGCGTCAAAATAGAACAGCTCCTTTACAATCTAAAGTGACAACGGCATCCTTAAAACCTAATATTCCGCGAACATCTATGTCCTCTTCACCTACAGCTTCGCGGACTTCGTTGCGTAAAGGCGCTGGTGAACTAGAAACACATAGCGCTGTTAAATCTGCTAAAAAGGCCAGTGTCAAGAGTAAATCAGTGCTTCCTCCAAGTAAATCGCTTGCTAGGACTGGACTTCCAGCTGAAGTCTCTACCCAGAACAATGCCAATCGAGCAGCTCTATTGGCTTGGGGATCTTTGAATTCATCTAAGCCTAAGCATGCTCTCCCGCCATCATACATATCATCGGAAGCAGCGCAGGCATCTCGATCATCGTTTCAGGTTGAGCGTCATCGTCCAACTCCCGATAACTCCGCCGTTATTGAAGCTGCCCGCCGAACTTACTCTTCTATTTCCTCCTCTTCCTCACccttcaaaaagaaaacgcAATCCCATCTCCCTAATCGTACCACTGAAGTACCTTCTATATCAAAACAGTTATCAAAGTCATCTACCTCAATCGCAACCGTCGCGCCATCTCTCGCTTCTGTTTCGTCAGTTACAAAATCGCCATCTCCCACTCCTCAGTCAGCTCCACGAGCTCAATCTGCTTCCACTGAAACTGCGCAAGATCTGGATTTCCTTACACCGCCACGTTTATCTGTGAACAACCCTTTTCTGAGTGATCTCTATCCAGCTTCCGAACAGGGGCTTTCTTCCTGTGAAGAGAAAGATTCGCCGGTTGATGGCgatgaatttttcaacCACACAAACGAAGAAGAGATTATTGAAAAGCAGTTTCAATCCACATCTATCTCTGCAATGACTTCTGAAAAGCAAGAACAAATTCTGCGTGAATGTCCAGACATCGACGAAGAGCTTGGTAAGAGTATACTTCGAGAAATCGTGGTTTCGGGTGATGAAGTTCATTGGGATGATATTTCTGGGTTAGAATTTGCTAAGCACTCTTTAAAAGAGGCAGTGGTGTATCCGTTCTTGCGTCCAGATTTGTTCCAAGGCTTGCGGGAACCAGCTAGGGGGATGCTTCTTTTTGGGCCTCCAGGAACTGGTAAGACAATGCTTGCGCGAGCTGTTGCTACTGAATCCCGTTctgtctttttttctatttcagCTTCTAGTTTAACATCCAAGTTTTTGGGTGAATCCGAAAAACTTGTTCGTGCTCTCTTCACTTTAGCAAAAAAGCTGTCTCCAAGCATCATTTTTGTTGACGAAATTGATTCACTGCTTTCTGCTAGAAGCAGTGATGGAAATGAGCATGAAACATCGAGAAGaataaaaacagaattCTTAATTCAGTGGTCTTCGCTTGCAAGAGCAGCTGCATCTCGACAAACCGCCGATCACCCAAGAGTTCTAGTGCTTGCCGCTACCAATTTGCCTTGGTGTATCGACGATGCTGCTCGTAGACGATTTGTCCGTCGTACCTACATTCCCCTCCCTGATGAGACCACTCGTCGCTTACATTTAAATAAccttttaaaatatcagAAGCATTCTCTTTCCTTAGAGGATATTGAGGCTATTGTGAAAGCAACCGAATATTACTCTGGCTCTGATTTGACAGCATTGGCAAAAGACGCAGCTATGGGGCCTTTGCGAAGTTTAGGTGAGTCTTTGCTATTCACGAAAATGGAGTCGATTAGGCCGATTAATTTAGATGACTTTAAAACTAGTATCAAGGTAATCCGGCCTAGTGTGAACTTGCAAGGGCTGGAACGATATTCAGAATGGGACAAAGAGTTCGGATCCCAAGGGCATTGA
- the hrb1 gene encoding RNA-binding and mRNA export factor — protein sequence MPKPIEWNEFDSGMGSKLDVSSSLNSSSSNMDRDRSESPKRHVNGSNSLKRGLHFDGEHTERDPHLGNGQKYTQQERRVYVGNLSYQVRWFELKEFMGQVGNVLNCEILNLPNGLSKGCAIIEYSTAEEARTAIKTLSNQKFMGRLVYIREDREQNARFGSSSVSPSASSNGKDSEPDRQLFVGNLPYNVRWQDLKDLFRQAGSVIRADIQMNQEGRSRGIGIVVMSSMKEAMHAIQMLHNTDFMGRTLEVRLDRFAHHKSKPYSTHGNGYTFPAEMQMTTSSTYLPMLGANTQVEDLVYHAYPHGPCSDCIYVGNLPWATSDRNLLDLFTDIGSVIRARIAYEPTGRSKGFGVVQFENENDAASSIEKLNGYRYGGRPLQLSYAHYATPLPAVPTVLSGLPSVAYTPPVMHIPTTNSPLTPQSFTNSFLGYLPISMPVANMPAIAPISVALPENNIEHSLEPS from the exons ATGCCTAAACCTATAGAATGG AATGAATTTGATTCAGGAATGGGTAGTAAGTTGGATGTGTCAAGTTCCTTGAATTCATCGTCTTCCAATATGGATCGTGACAGATCGGAGTCTCCGAAGCGACATGTCAACGGAAGCAATTCATTGAAACGTGGCTTGCATTTTGATGGAGAGCACACTGAAAGAGACCCTCACTTGGGAAATGGCCAAAAGTACACTCAACAAGAGCGTCGCGTGTATGTTGGTAATTTGTCATATCAAGTTCGTTGGTTTGAGTTGAAAGAGTTTATGGGACAAGTTGGCAATGTTCTTAATTGTGAGATTTTGAATCTTCCGAATGGATTATCGAAG GGATGCGCGATAATTGAGTACTCTACTGCTGAAGAAGCGCGCACGGCAATTAAAACTCTGAGCaaccaaaaatttatggGCCGTCTTGTTTATATCCGTGAA GATCGAGAACAAAATGCAAGATTTGGCTCCTCTTCAGTATCGCCTAGCGCGTCGTCGAATGGCAAAGATTCTGAGCCAGACAGGCAATTGTTTGTTGGTAAC TTACCGTATAACGTTCGCTGGCAAGATTTAAAGGATTTGTTTAGACAAGCTGGTTCTGTTATCCGAGCTGATATCCAAATGAACCAAGAAGGCCGATCCCGTGGCATTGGGATTGTTGTCATGAGTTCGATGAAAGAAGCCATGCATGCCATTCAAATGTTGCATAACACTGATTTCATGGGCCGCACTTTAGAAGTTCGCCTAGATCGGTTTGCACATCATAAAAGTAAGCCGTATTCCACTCATGGAAATGGCTATACGTTTCCAGCGGAAATGCAAATGACTACATCATCCACCTATCTACCCATGTTAGGTGCTAATACTCAAGTCGAGGATTTAGTTTATCATGCGTATCCCCATGGACCCTGCTCGGATTGCATTTACGTTGGAAAT TTACCTTGGGCCACCTCAGATCGCAATTTATTGGACCTATTCACAGATATTGGCTCAGTCATTCGTGCCCGAATCGCCTATGAGCCCACTGGCCGATCTAAAGGTTTCGGTGTCGTTCAATTTGagaatgaaaatgatgCAGCATcctcaattgaaaaattaaatggTTATCGTTATGGCGGGAGACCCTTGCAATTATCATACGCTCACTATGCGACTCCACTACCTGCTGTCCCTACTGTGCTCTCGGGTCTTCCTTCAGTCGCTTATACACCACCTGTTATGCATATCCCTACAACGAATTCACCACTAACGCCCCAATCTTTTACAAATTCTTTCTTAGGCTATCTACCGATTTCAATGCCCGTTGCAAACATGCCCGCTATTGCTCCTATTTCTGTAGCTTTACCCgaaaataatattgaaCATTCTTTGGAGCCTTCTTAA